The following are encoded together in the Salvelinus fontinalis isolate EN_2023a chromosome 38, ASM2944872v1, whole genome shotgun sequence genome:
- the LOC129837263 gene encoding uncharacterized protein LOC129837263 — MHLMCKGQGQPVVILDAPTGMSSDIWFHVQENIALLTKVCTYDRVGLGFSKRVLQNESTRTEKVWGMSTTGRMVDNLHRLIRLAGLATPLILVGSELGTLNARFYSHIHDVQVSDLVLIDPIPEDIFEEDQWQKYWYSQLVPSLQAMQFSAATGILIILGLLKPAIIGTTSLKTSYRDRSTSSVTQPTGAVL; from the exons ATGCACCTGATGTGCAAAGGACAAGGACAGCCAGTTG TCATACTGGATGCCCCCACTGGTATGTCCTCTGACATCTGGTTCCATGTACAAGAGAACATTGCACTGCTAACCAAG GTGTGCACTTATGACAGAGTGGGATTGGGGTTCAGCAAAAGAGTCCTGCAGAATGAAAGTACAAGGACGGAGAAAGTCTGGGGGATGTCAACCACTGGACG AATGGTGGACAACCTCCACCGCCTCATCAGGTTAGCTGGTTTAGCCACGCCTCTCATCCTGGTGGGGTCTGAACTGGGCACGCTCAACGCCAGGTTCTACAGCCATATCCATGATGT GCAGGTGTCAGACCTTGTCCTTATTGATCCCATTCCAGAGGACATCTTTGAGGAGGACCAGTGGCAGAAGTACTG GTACAGTCAGCTGGTGCCATCCCTCCAAGCCATGCAATTCTCAGCTGCCACAGGCATCCTTATCATTCTGGGGCTTCTAAAGCCCGCCATCATCGGGACAACATCGCTGAAGACCTCATACAGAGACAG AAGTACCTCCTCAGTAACCCAGCCCACCGGAGCAGTGCTGTAG